Proteins co-encoded in one Cynocephalus volans isolate mCynVol1 chromosome 11, mCynVol1.pri, whole genome shotgun sequence genomic window:
- the PLCD1 gene encoding 1-phosphatidylinositol 4,5-bisphosphate phosphodiesterase delta-1 isoform X3, whose protein sequence is MNSFSNRGLQDDEDLQALLKGSQLLKVKSSSWRRERFYKLQEDCKTIWQESRKVMRTPESQLFSIEDIQEVRMGHRTEGLEKFARDVPEDRCFSIVFKDQRNTLDLITPSPVDTQHWVRGLRKIIHHSGTMDQRQKLQHWIHSCLRKADKNKDNKMSFKELQNFLKELNIQVDDSYARKIFRECDHSQTDSLEDEEIEAFYKMLTQREEIDRTFAEAAGSGENLSVDQLVTFLKCQQREEAAGPALALSLIERYEPSETAKAQRQMTKDGFLMYLLSADGSAFSLAHRRVYQDMGQPLSHYLVSSSHNTYLLEDQLTGPSSTEAYIRALCKGCRCLELDCWDGPNQEPIIYHGYTFTSKILFCDVLRAIRDYAFKASPYPIILSLENHCSLEQQRVMVRHLRAILGPMLLDRPLDGVTTSLPSPEQLKGKILLKGKKLGGFLPPAGDGGPEATVVSDEDEAAEMEDEAVRSRVQHKPREDKLRLVQELSDMVIYCKSVHFGGFSSPGTSGQAFYEMVSFSENRVLRLLQESGNSLVRHNVGHLSRIYPAGWRTDSSNYNPVEMWNGGCQIVALNFQTPGTEMDVYQGRFQDNGSCGYVLKPAFLRDPNSAFNSRALAPGPWWAQKRLNIRVISGQQLPKVNKNKNSIVDPKVTVEIHGVSRDVASRQTAVITNNGFNPWWDTAFEFEVAVPDLALVRFVVEDYDASSKNDFIGQSTIPLNSLKQGYRHVHLLSKNGDQHPSATLFVKISLQD, encoded by the exons ATGAATTCGTTCAGTAATAGAG GCCTGCAGGATGATGAGGACCTACAGGCCCTGCTGAAGGGCAGCCAGCTCCTGAAGGTGAAGTCCAGCTCGTGGCGGAGAGAGCGCTTCTATAAGTTGCAGGAAGACTGCAAGACCATCTGGCAGGAGTCCCGCAAGGTTATGCGGACCCCCGAGTCCCAGCTGT TCTCCATCGAGGACATTCAGGAGGTGAGGATGGGACATCGCACAGAGGGCCTGGAGAAGTTTGCCCGTGATGTGCCTGAGGACCGCTGCTTCTCCATTGTCTTCAAGGACCAGCGCAACACACTAGACCTCATCACGCCATCACCAGTGGACACCCAGCACTGGGTGCGGGGTCTGCGCAAGATCATCCACCACTCGGGCACCATGGACCAgcggcagaagctgcagca CTGGATTCACTCCTGCTTAAGAAAAGCTGATAAAAACAAGGACAACAAGATGAGCTTCAAGGAGCTGCAAAACTTCCTGAAGGAGCTCAACATCCAGGTGGATGACAGCTATGCCCGGAAGATCTTCAGA GAATGTGACCACTCCCAGACAGACTCCCTGGAGGACGAGGAGATTGAGGCCTTCTACAAGATGCTGACCCAGCGGGAAGAGATCGACCGCACCTTTGCTGAGGCTGCGGGCTCTGGGGAGAACCTGTCGGTGGATCAGTTAGTGACATTCTTGAAGTGCCAGCAGCGGGAGGAGGCCGCAGGGCCTGCACTGGCTCTCTCCCTCATTGAGCGCTACGAGCCCAGTGAGACTG CCAAGGCGCAGCGGCAGATGACCAAGGACGGCTTCCTCATGTACCTACTGTCAGCTGATGGCAGCGCCTTCAGCCTGGCGCACAGGCGGGTCTACCAGGACATGGGCCAGCCACTCAGCCACTACCTAGTGTCCTCCTCGCACAACACCTACCTGCTGGAGGACCAGCTCACAGGGCCCAGCAGCACTGAGGCCTACATCCG GGCACTGTGCAAAGGCTGCCGCTGCTTGGAACTTGACTGCTGGGATGGGCCCAACCAGGAGCCCATCATCTACCACGGCTATACTTTCACTTCCAAGATCCTCTTCTGCGACGTGCTCAGGGCCATCCGGGACTACGCCTTCAAG GCATCCCCCTACCCCATCATCCTGTCCCTGGAGAACCACTGCAGCCTGGAGCAGCAGCGTGTCATGGTGCGACACCTGCGGGCCATCCTGGGCCCCATGCTGTTGGACCGGCCTCTGGACGGCGTCACCACCAGCCTGCCCTCCCCTGAG CAACTGAAGGGGAAGATCCTGCTGAAAGGGAAGAAGCTGGGAGGGTTCTTGCCCCCTGCAGGGGATGGCGGCCCTGAGGCCACCGTCGTGTCAGACGAAGATGAGGCTGCTGAGATGGAGGATGAGGCAGTGCGGAGCCGAGTGCAGCACAAGCCTAGG GAGGACAAGCTGAGGCTAGTGCAGGAGCTTTCCGACATGGTCATTTACTGCAAGAGTGTCCACTTTGGGGGCTTCTCCAGTCCTGGCACCTCTGGGCAGGCTTTCTATGAGATGGTGTCCTTCTCTGAGAATCGCGTCCTCCGACTGCTCCAAGAATCAG GAAACAGCTTGGTCCGCCACAATGTGGGGCACCTGAGCAGGATCTACCCAGCCGGATGGAGAACGGACTCCTCCAACTACAACCCCGTGGAGATGTGGAATGGGGGCTGCCAGATCG TGGCCCTGAATTTCCAGACCCCTGGGACAGAGATGGACGTTTATCAGGGCCGATTCCAGGACAATGGGTCCTGCGGGTACGTGCTGAAGCCTGCCTTCCTGAGAGACCCCAACTCTGCCTTCAACTCACGTGCCCTGGCTCCAGGGCCCTGGTGGGCTCAGAAGCGGCTCAACATTAGG GTCATCTCAGGGCAGCAGCTGCCAAAAGTCAACAAGAATAAGAATTCAATTGTGGACCCCAAGGTGACGGTGGAGATCCACGGCGTGAGTCGGGACGTGGCCAGCCGCCAGACTGCGGTGATCACCAATAATG GTTTCAACCCATGGTGGGACACGGCATTTGAGTTTGAGGTGGCTGTGCCCGATCTTGCCCTGGTTCGCTTTGTGGTGGAGGATTACGACGCCTCCTCCAAGAATGACTTCATCGGCCAGAGCACCATTCCCCTGAACAGCCTCAAGCAGG GCTACCGCCACGTCCACCTCTTGTCCAAGAACGGAGACCAGCATCCGTCAGCCACCCTCTTTGTGAAGATCTCCCTCCAGGACTAA
- the PLCD1 gene encoding 1-phosphatidylinositol 4,5-bisphosphate phosphodiesterase delta-1 isoform X1, with the protein MQCLGVRSRSRSRVLYLQEQSLKVAALNGQRLGLQDDEDLQALLKGSQLLKVKSSSWRRERFYKLQEDCKTIWQESRKVMRTPESQLFSIEDIQEVRMGHRTEGLEKFARDVPEDRCFSIVFKDQRNTLDLITPSPVDTQHWVRGLRKIIHHSGTMDQRQKLQHWIHSCLRKADKNKDNKMSFKELQNFLKELNIQVDDSYARKIFRECDHSQTDSLEDEEIEAFYKMLTQREEIDRTFAEAAGSGENLSVDQLVTFLKCQQREEAAGPALALSLIERYEPSETAKAQRQMTKDGFLMYLLSADGSAFSLAHRRVYQDMGQPLSHYLVSSSHNTYLLEDQLTGPSSTEAYIRALCKGCRCLELDCWDGPNQEPIIYHGYTFTSKILFCDVLRAIRDYAFKASPYPIILSLENHCSLEQQRVMVRHLRAILGPMLLDRPLDGVTTSLPSPEQLKGKILLKGKKLGGFLPPAGDGGPEATVVSDEDEAAEMEDEAVRSRVQHKPREDKLRLVQELSDMVIYCKSVHFGGFSSPGTSGQAFYEMVSFSENRVLRLLQESGNSLVRHNVGHLSRIYPAGWRTDSSNYNPVEMWNGGCQIVALNFQTPGTEMDVYQGRFQDNGSCGYVLKPAFLRDPNSAFNSRALAPGPWWAQKRLNIRVISGQQLPKVNKNKNSIVDPKVTVEIHGVSRDVASRQTAVITNNGFNPWWDTAFEFEVAVPDLALVRFVVEDYDASSKNDFIGQSTIPLNSLKQGYRHVHLLSKNGDQHPSATLFVKISLQD; encoded by the exons ATGCAATGCCTGGGGGTCAGGAGCCGGAGCCGCTCCAGAGTGCTCTACCTGCAGGAGCAGAGCCTCAAGGTGGCGGCGCTCAATGGGCAGAGGCTGG GCCTGCAGGATGATGAGGACCTACAGGCCCTGCTGAAGGGCAGCCAGCTCCTGAAGGTGAAGTCCAGCTCGTGGCGGAGAGAGCGCTTCTATAAGTTGCAGGAAGACTGCAAGACCATCTGGCAGGAGTCCCGCAAGGTTATGCGGACCCCCGAGTCCCAGCTGT TCTCCATCGAGGACATTCAGGAGGTGAGGATGGGACATCGCACAGAGGGCCTGGAGAAGTTTGCCCGTGATGTGCCTGAGGACCGCTGCTTCTCCATTGTCTTCAAGGACCAGCGCAACACACTAGACCTCATCACGCCATCACCAGTGGACACCCAGCACTGGGTGCGGGGTCTGCGCAAGATCATCCACCACTCGGGCACCATGGACCAgcggcagaagctgcagca CTGGATTCACTCCTGCTTAAGAAAAGCTGATAAAAACAAGGACAACAAGATGAGCTTCAAGGAGCTGCAAAACTTCCTGAAGGAGCTCAACATCCAGGTGGATGACAGCTATGCCCGGAAGATCTTCAGA GAATGTGACCACTCCCAGACAGACTCCCTGGAGGACGAGGAGATTGAGGCCTTCTACAAGATGCTGACCCAGCGGGAAGAGATCGACCGCACCTTTGCTGAGGCTGCGGGCTCTGGGGAGAACCTGTCGGTGGATCAGTTAGTGACATTCTTGAAGTGCCAGCAGCGGGAGGAGGCCGCAGGGCCTGCACTGGCTCTCTCCCTCATTGAGCGCTACGAGCCCAGTGAGACTG CCAAGGCGCAGCGGCAGATGACCAAGGACGGCTTCCTCATGTACCTACTGTCAGCTGATGGCAGCGCCTTCAGCCTGGCGCACAGGCGGGTCTACCAGGACATGGGCCAGCCACTCAGCCACTACCTAGTGTCCTCCTCGCACAACACCTACCTGCTGGAGGACCAGCTCACAGGGCCCAGCAGCACTGAGGCCTACATCCG GGCACTGTGCAAAGGCTGCCGCTGCTTGGAACTTGACTGCTGGGATGGGCCCAACCAGGAGCCCATCATCTACCACGGCTATACTTTCACTTCCAAGATCCTCTTCTGCGACGTGCTCAGGGCCATCCGGGACTACGCCTTCAAG GCATCCCCCTACCCCATCATCCTGTCCCTGGAGAACCACTGCAGCCTGGAGCAGCAGCGTGTCATGGTGCGACACCTGCGGGCCATCCTGGGCCCCATGCTGTTGGACCGGCCTCTGGACGGCGTCACCACCAGCCTGCCCTCCCCTGAG CAACTGAAGGGGAAGATCCTGCTGAAAGGGAAGAAGCTGGGAGGGTTCTTGCCCCCTGCAGGGGATGGCGGCCCTGAGGCCACCGTCGTGTCAGACGAAGATGAGGCTGCTGAGATGGAGGATGAGGCAGTGCGGAGCCGAGTGCAGCACAAGCCTAGG GAGGACAAGCTGAGGCTAGTGCAGGAGCTTTCCGACATGGTCATTTACTGCAAGAGTGTCCACTTTGGGGGCTTCTCCAGTCCTGGCACCTCTGGGCAGGCTTTCTATGAGATGGTGTCCTTCTCTGAGAATCGCGTCCTCCGACTGCTCCAAGAATCAG GAAACAGCTTGGTCCGCCACAATGTGGGGCACCTGAGCAGGATCTACCCAGCCGGATGGAGAACGGACTCCTCCAACTACAACCCCGTGGAGATGTGGAATGGGGGCTGCCAGATCG TGGCCCTGAATTTCCAGACCCCTGGGACAGAGATGGACGTTTATCAGGGCCGATTCCAGGACAATGGGTCCTGCGGGTACGTGCTGAAGCCTGCCTTCCTGAGAGACCCCAACTCTGCCTTCAACTCACGTGCCCTGGCTCCAGGGCCCTGGTGGGCTCAGAAGCGGCTCAACATTAGG GTCATCTCAGGGCAGCAGCTGCCAAAAGTCAACAAGAATAAGAATTCAATTGTGGACCCCAAGGTGACGGTGGAGATCCACGGCGTGAGTCGGGACGTGGCCAGCCGCCAGACTGCGGTGATCACCAATAATG GTTTCAACCCATGGTGGGACACGGCATTTGAGTTTGAGGTGGCTGTGCCCGATCTTGCCCTGGTTCGCTTTGTGGTGGAGGATTACGACGCCTCCTCCAAGAATGACTTCATCGGCCAGAGCACCATTCCCCTGAACAGCCTCAAGCAGG GCTACCGCCACGTCCACCTCTTGTCCAAGAACGGAGACCAGCATCCGTCAGCCACCCTCTTTGTGAAGATCTCCCTCCAGGACTAA
- the PLCD1 gene encoding 1-phosphatidylinositol 4,5-bisphosphate phosphodiesterase delta-1 isoform X2 encodes MDSGRDFLTLHGLQDDEDLQALLKGSQLLKVKSSSWRRERFYKLQEDCKTIWQESRKVMRTPESQLFSIEDIQEVRMGHRTEGLEKFARDVPEDRCFSIVFKDQRNTLDLITPSPVDTQHWVRGLRKIIHHSGTMDQRQKLQHWIHSCLRKADKNKDNKMSFKELQNFLKELNIQVDDSYARKIFRECDHSQTDSLEDEEIEAFYKMLTQREEIDRTFAEAAGSGENLSVDQLVTFLKCQQREEAAGPALALSLIERYEPSETAKAQRQMTKDGFLMYLLSADGSAFSLAHRRVYQDMGQPLSHYLVSSSHNTYLLEDQLTGPSSTEAYIRALCKGCRCLELDCWDGPNQEPIIYHGYTFTSKILFCDVLRAIRDYAFKASPYPIILSLENHCSLEQQRVMVRHLRAILGPMLLDRPLDGVTTSLPSPEQLKGKILLKGKKLGGFLPPAGDGGPEATVVSDEDEAAEMEDEAVRSRVQHKPREDKLRLVQELSDMVIYCKSVHFGGFSSPGTSGQAFYEMVSFSENRVLRLLQESGNSLVRHNVGHLSRIYPAGWRTDSSNYNPVEMWNGGCQIVALNFQTPGTEMDVYQGRFQDNGSCGYVLKPAFLRDPNSAFNSRALAPGPWWAQKRLNIRVISGQQLPKVNKNKNSIVDPKVTVEIHGVSRDVASRQTAVITNNGFNPWWDTAFEFEVAVPDLALVRFVVEDYDASSKNDFIGQSTIPLNSLKQGYRHVHLLSKNGDQHPSATLFVKISLQD; translated from the exons GCCTGCAGGATGATGAGGACCTACAGGCCCTGCTGAAGGGCAGCCAGCTCCTGAAGGTGAAGTCCAGCTCGTGGCGGAGAGAGCGCTTCTATAAGTTGCAGGAAGACTGCAAGACCATCTGGCAGGAGTCCCGCAAGGTTATGCGGACCCCCGAGTCCCAGCTGT TCTCCATCGAGGACATTCAGGAGGTGAGGATGGGACATCGCACAGAGGGCCTGGAGAAGTTTGCCCGTGATGTGCCTGAGGACCGCTGCTTCTCCATTGTCTTCAAGGACCAGCGCAACACACTAGACCTCATCACGCCATCACCAGTGGACACCCAGCACTGGGTGCGGGGTCTGCGCAAGATCATCCACCACTCGGGCACCATGGACCAgcggcagaagctgcagca CTGGATTCACTCCTGCTTAAGAAAAGCTGATAAAAACAAGGACAACAAGATGAGCTTCAAGGAGCTGCAAAACTTCCTGAAGGAGCTCAACATCCAGGTGGATGACAGCTATGCCCGGAAGATCTTCAGA GAATGTGACCACTCCCAGACAGACTCCCTGGAGGACGAGGAGATTGAGGCCTTCTACAAGATGCTGACCCAGCGGGAAGAGATCGACCGCACCTTTGCTGAGGCTGCGGGCTCTGGGGAGAACCTGTCGGTGGATCAGTTAGTGACATTCTTGAAGTGCCAGCAGCGGGAGGAGGCCGCAGGGCCTGCACTGGCTCTCTCCCTCATTGAGCGCTACGAGCCCAGTGAGACTG CCAAGGCGCAGCGGCAGATGACCAAGGACGGCTTCCTCATGTACCTACTGTCAGCTGATGGCAGCGCCTTCAGCCTGGCGCACAGGCGGGTCTACCAGGACATGGGCCAGCCACTCAGCCACTACCTAGTGTCCTCCTCGCACAACACCTACCTGCTGGAGGACCAGCTCACAGGGCCCAGCAGCACTGAGGCCTACATCCG GGCACTGTGCAAAGGCTGCCGCTGCTTGGAACTTGACTGCTGGGATGGGCCCAACCAGGAGCCCATCATCTACCACGGCTATACTTTCACTTCCAAGATCCTCTTCTGCGACGTGCTCAGGGCCATCCGGGACTACGCCTTCAAG GCATCCCCCTACCCCATCATCCTGTCCCTGGAGAACCACTGCAGCCTGGAGCAGCAGCGTGTCATGGTGCGACACCTGCGGGCCATCCTGGGCCCCATGCTGTTGGACCGGCCTCTGGACGGCGTCACCACCAGCCTGCCCTCCCCTGAG CAACTGAAGGGGAAGATCCTGCTGAAAGGGAAGAAGCTGGGAGGGTTCTTGCCCCCTGCAGGGGATGGCGGCCCTGAGGCCACCGTCGTGTCAGACGAAGATGAGGCTGCTGAGATGGAGGATGAGGCAGTGCGGAGCCGAGTGCAGCACAAGCCTAGG GAGGACAAGCTGAGGCTAGTGCAGGAGCTTTCCGACATGGTCATTTACTGCAAGAGTGTCCACTTTGGGGGCTTCTCCAGTCCTGGCACCTCTGGGCAGGCTTTCTATGAGATGGTGTCCTTCTCTGAGAATCGCGTCCTCCGACTGCTCCAAGAATCAG GAAACAGCTTGGTCCGCCACAATGTGGGGCACCTGAGCAGGATCTACCCAGCCGGATGGAGAACGGACTCCTCCAACTACAACCCCGTGGAGATGTGGAATGGGGGCTGCCAGATCG TGGCCCTGAATTTCCAGACCCCTGGGACAGAGATGGACGTTTATCAGGGCCGATTCCAGGACAATGGGTCCTGCGGGTACGTGCTGAAGCCTGCCTTCCTGAGAGACCCCAACTCTGCCTTCAACTCACGTGCCCTGGCTCCAGGGCCCTGGTGGGCTCAGAAGCGGCTCAACATTAGG GTCATCTCAGGGCAGCAGCTGCCAAAAGTCAACAAGAATAAGAATTCAATTGTGGACCCCAAGGTGACGGTGGAGATCCACGGCGTGAGTCGGGACGTGGCCAGCCGCCAGACTGCGGTGATCACCAATAATG GTTTCAACCCATGGTGGGACACGGCATTTGAGTTTGAGGTGGCTGTGCCCGATCTTGCCCTGGTTCGCTTTGTGGTGGAGGATTACGACGCCTCCTCCAAGAATGACTTCATCGGCCAGAGCACCATTCCCCTGAACAGCCTCAAGCAGG GCTACCGCCACGTCCACCTCTTGTCCAAGAACGGAGACCAGCATCCGTCAGCCACCCTCTTTGTGAAGATCTCCCTCCAGGACTAA